CATTAGGGAAGAGTTCGCATTTGTTAGTGTTGAAGTTTCAAAACAAGTCAACAATACAACAGAAgcaacaagaatattttttctttgatttttacaaGATTGTTGTACGGTTCCAAATTTAGTCAACATGCATTTAGAAATCTTTCTAGCAACACAACCAAGAAATACAAAGCAGCTGTACCCAAATATCTTCGCCTTAAACTTTAAAGGAACGATaactctgtttctttttaacagtttgAATGAAAAGGGCCCGCAACTCCCATGCAACGGCCACGGGGAGATAACTAAATGAGACTGTAACTCTGGAAGATGGTAGTGCCCACACTACAGGAGATGTCGCACGCACTACTTCAAACAGGTGATCGAAAGTTGagtttaaagttgtttttgtttgttttttgtgagaGAAGCAGGAACGAAGAAGGCTTCAGGCTATTTTCTCATCAATTTGTTTCTCCTGTGACAGCTGCTGCATTTGTTACTCAGTGTCTGCGTTgggtttagaaaataaaaggcTCATCTGTCTCATCGATTTTGTGTTTCGAGAAAAGACTTTAATTATAGGGCTAGGAATTCTCAACAGCTGTCTTCTTTGTGTACAGCATTGAAcattatgtctttatttttccatCGTGTTCTAAACAAGAAGTTTGATAAAGTCCCGAAAAGCACGAGTGAATTATGCAAccacagaacaacaacaaggaaaaaatagaataaacGAACGCTGagaaattacaaaaagaaagaaaggactgaatgtaaatatataaaataggaaaaaagagaatacaGAGACAGTAAGAAATGGAGGacaaggaagagagagagataaaaatggagagagaaaaaaacagacaaaaagagagaaagaaaagtggatATCAAAGTGAAGAATGGAGTGAGAGAATGTCTTTGACCAAGATCTTTataacacacatgtacatagaAAGACACAAGAGGAAGGTTAAATAGACATCAGAAAGATAATAAATGTGACGAGATGAAGGATTACATTTACAATAAATtccaaaataacaagaaatcgcaaagagaaggaagacaagaaaggtGCAGAAAAGCTGgaatagagaaaataataaaacaagaaaaacagaaataaggacaaataaaaatgtctgaaagttAAAACTGGAGGACATCACAAatcaaaccagaaaaaaacaagaataaaagggaagtaaacaaatgaaataacaagagaaaacaTGGAAAAGAGGGGGTAGAGCGGAGATGAAGGGATGTGTGGatgggagacagagagaaaaataattaaaagtctGTGAGGACAGATCGAAAGAATGATTTAAAGTCTGGGTAAGGACATAGACATTTACATTCAGAATTGATCACATTCAGATAGGAGACAGTTGATGGACTACAGAGCGAAGTCAAGACGGAAGTAATCGTCTTccacaaaaagtaaatacatgtacatgtacacatacaagaAGATAATATTCATAACATATACAACGATCATGTACAAACCATCCTGCCCAAGCATCATCttgcacacaagcacactcgCAAGTGAAGACTAAATCATGCACACGCACTTTCTTTTGCAatcacacacgcaaacacaaacacacacacacacacacacacaaacacacacacgtgtgcatatGCAGTTCTGCAAGTCGTATGGTATAACGGAACAGATCGCTTCAGACTTCCATAAGTCAATATGAGATACAAGCTATCCGAAGGACTGTAATCAGATTCCTGAAACCATTTTGGAGACATTCTCGGAAGCCTGTTGACGATGACGGGCCGGCAAGGCTagacttatttttattttttagaaaataattaatagTCTATACATCTTGTCAGAATCCTACCTTATTGTTCACATCCTtgctttaaattgttttcttactcTCAGAGCTTTTCAAGTGATGACCGACACCTTCGCCCTGTCACTGACTCATTGCACCCACACTTGCGAAGGCAGAAAGCGTGAGATGACATGGTGCCGGGTGCACAGTCGGGTGGTCACACTCTCAGCGTCCAGGCTACAGCCAAGGAAAAGAAGCCCACAGCAAGGACATCACTGATTGGAGCACCCAGCCTCGTGGCGCTGTTGCACCCGTCTGTGTCGCAGGCCAGGATGCAGCCCCGCATTCTCTTGTGGCCGTACTTGATGGTCCGCATCCACCCGCAGTGGCTCAGACGCCCGATCTCCGTCTCGGAGTTGGTGTCGCCGTTGTCCACCACGCAGGTCCGTGCAACGATGGTGTGACCCGTGtcccctgaaaaaaaacaaaacaaaaaatgctaaCTGGGTTCAACCTCAGGTCAAATTTGCTGCTGTTTGTCGGTGGTTAGTA
This sequence is a window from Pomacea canaliculata isolate SZHN2017 linkage group LG5, ASM307304v1, whole genome shotgun sequence. Protein-coding genes within it:
- the LOC112564705 gene encoding uncharacterized protein LOC112564705, translated to MRSQSYSFLSVLLAFVVPSVMVDCLGCFTCTSINYNNPECEDPFNNTGTFWDGDCWAARKERKGNFPATQCIKMIAEDRDTGHTIVARTCVVDNGDTNSETEIGRLSHCGWMRTIKYGHKRMRGCILACDTDGCNSATRLGAPISDVLAVGFFSLAVAWTLRV